Proteins encoded in a region of the Podarcis muralis chromosome 6, rPodMur119.hap1.1, whole genome shotgun sequence genome:
- the LOC144327946 gene encoding uncharacterized protein LOC144327946 — MGVGGSKGGNTPLECMLNNFKKAFSGAYGVKMTPERLRTLCELEWPKQNTGWPSQGTFDINLVSKLWSNITKETGGCPEQFSYIDSWLSTLNKNPPWIRECKVQRCKLLAVKAEARKGILPNKLKPIFEGPEEEVLPPPPYAPHRREPNPNPPPVVTPRQESGTNNGGRDTELDSLIDYDKYLQEALESYNEAQAEVVIPSVSPSRTPSTVSFSGTTDCLPQTPVHPSPRELLQKLQGDLNRSASNTARRIKLLKERLGTNTIPYDLRPLEQSEEKGHVVAPLRRVFDALEEPVLVNGQLGPRPPRTSTLQYIPFTTTDLMNWKTHTPSFAEKPQAMMDLVTSIVNTHSPTWTDCRQLLNTLFTTEERRDIIEKAQIYLREQARVGNIFNIDRHLQDNFPLEDPNWDPNNAIHLARLTTYRQTLVQGIRRACQKPTNMSKVSEVEQKPNESPGDFLERLQEAYRIWTPFDPEAPENSRMITATFVAQCASDIRKKIQKSEGWEGMLMSQIMAIARRVYRNRDEAEKQEKKKWQKEKMVMLATAVKQDYRPLNGGRGRGRNPPLGRNQCANCKKEGHWKRECPEPLRLEEVRPGPGPGPGPGSGPRNQGRGRGMIRNGRYQRPGQGQSRDNFIGLAEEDFTQD, encoded by the coding sequence caggggcatatggagtcaaaatgacgccagagcgcttgagaacgttatgtgaattagagtggccgaaacaaaatactggatggccatctcagggaacttttgatataaatttagtaagcaaactttggtctaacatcaccaaagaaactggagggtgcccagaacaattttcatatatagattcctggctgagcacattaaataaaaatcctccatggataagggaatgcaaagtccaacgatgcaaattattggctgtaaaagccgaagctaggaaaggaatcttgccaaataaactcaaacccatttttgagggaccagaggaagaggtgcttccacctccaccctatgctccacatcgaagggagcctaatccaaaccctccaccagttgtaaccccaaggcaagaaagtggaacgaataatgggggtagagacacagaacttgactccttgatagattatgataaatatcttcaggaggcattggagtcctataatgaagcccaagcagaagtggttattccatctgtgagtcccagtagaactccatctacagtctcttttagtggaacaactgattgcctaccccaaacccctgtacatccaagtcctagagaattattacagaagttacagggagaccttaatcggtcagcaagcaatacagccaggcgtattaagctgctaaaagaacgccttgggacaaataccatcccctatgatttgaggcccctagagcaaagtgaagagaaaggtcacgtagtagcccctcttagaagagtatttgatgcacttgaggagcctgtgctggttaatgggcaactcggaccacggccacctcgaacttcgaccctccagtacattccattcacaactacggatctgatgaattggaaaacacacaccccatcttttgcagaaaaacctcaggctatgatggacttggtgacttcaatagtaaatactcatagtcctacttggacagattgtcgccagctcctgaatactcttttcaccactgaggaaagaagagacataattgaaaaggcacagatatatttgcgtgagcaggccagagtgggaaatatttttaatattgaccgtcatctccaagacaactttcccttggaagatcctaattgggatccaaacaatgcaattcacctggccaggcttaccacctaccgccagacgcttgtgcaaggtatccgcagggcgtgCCAAAaacccactaatatgtctaaagtctcagaagtagaacagaaaccaaatgagagtccgggagactttttagagaggctgcaggaagcctatcgtatatggactccttttgaccctgaagcccctgaaaacagtagaatgattactgctacttttgtggcccagtgcgcttctgacattcgtaagaaaattcagaaatcagaaggatgggaagggatgctgatgagccaaattatggccattgcacgccgagtttatcggaatagggatgaggctgagaagcaagagaagaagaagtggcagaaggaaaagatggtaatgctagccacagcagtgaagcaagactaccgccccttaaatggaggaagagggcggggaaggaatccaccactgggaaggaatcaatgtgcgaattgcaagaaggagggtcattggaagcgggagtgtcctgaacccctgaggttggaagaagtacgcccaggcccaggcccaggcccaggcccaggctccggcccaagaaaccagggacggggacggggaatgatccgaaatggaagatatcagagacctggacaaggacagagtagagacaatttcattggactggcagaggaggattttacccaagactag